From one Lycium ferocissimum isolate CSIRO_LF1 chromosome 7, AGI_CSIRO_Lferr_CH_V1, whole genome shotgun sequence genomic stretch:
- the LOC132062862 gene encoding beta-galactosidase 13-like, which yields MAKVNQILTLALLISLLVTSAIGDEKPRGVTYDGRSLIVNGNRELFFSGSIHYPRSPPEMWPDIIRKAKEGGINLIQTYVFWNIHEPVQGQFNFEGDFDIVKFIKEIGKQDMYVTLRIGPYIEAEWSSGGFPYWLREVKNITFRSYNEPFVYHMKKYAKMIIELMKKEKLFAPQGGPIILAQIENEYNNVQAAYEENGKKYIEWAANMAAELYNGVPWIMCKQKDAPPSVINTCNGRHCADTFTGPNGPNKPSLWTENWTAQYRTFGDPPSQRSAEDLAFSVARFFAKSGTLTNYYMYHGGTNFGRSSSSFVTTRYYDEAPLDEFGLMRDPKWSHLRDLHRALRLSRRALLWGTRTVQKINENLEITVYENTGTDPMCAAFLTNNHTKLPSNITFRGAEYYLPEKSVSILADCKTVVYNTQTVVSQHNSRNFVPSEKAKNLKWEMYQEKVPTINDLALKNREPLELYALTKDKSDYAWYATSINLNRRDLPMRPDILPILQIASMGHALGAFVNGQYVGFGHGNNIEKSFVFRQPIVLKPGVNDITLLAEIVGYPNSGAYMEKRFAGPRGVTLQGLMAGTLDITLNVWGHEVGVFGEKEQLFTEDGAKKVKWTSVTGPPPGHVTWYKTYFDAPEGTDPVALRMDQMQKGMMWVNGKSLGRYWVSFLSPLGQPTQSEYHVPRAFLKPKNNLLVVFEETGGHPEKIEIVTVNRDTICSMITEYHPPNVKYWERSGSKFRAVVEDLKAGAHLTCPDDNVIEKVEFASYGDPDGACGNFYMGNCTSSNSIKVAEKYCLGKHTCSIPVEREIFDETNKDPCPNIFKTLAVQVKCVVPKKN from the exons atggctAAAGTGAATCAAATATTAACGTTAGCCCTTCTGATTTCCTTGTTGGTTACATCAGCGATCGGCGACGAAAAGCCACGTGGCGTCACTTACGATGGTCGTTCCTTGATCGTCAATGGGAACAGGGAACTCTTCTTTTCTGGTTCTATTCATTATCCCCGTAGCCCTCCTGAG ATGTGGCCAGATATCATTAGGAAGGCTAAGGAAGGAGGTATTAATCTCATCCAAACTTACGTGTTCTGGAACATTCACGAGCCCGTTCAAGGCCAG TTCAATTTTGAAGGAGATTTTGACATTGTCAAATTCATCAAGGAGATCGGTAAACAGGATATGTATGTAACTCTGAGAATTGGACCTTATATTGAAGCCGAATGGAGTTCAGG AGGGTTTCCATACTGGTTAAGAGAGGTTAAAAATATCACATTCCGTTCTTATAACGAGCCATTCGTG TACCATATGAAAAAATACGCAAAAATGAtcattgaattgatgaaaaagGAGAAGTTGTTCGCACCCCAAGGAGGTCCCATTATCCTGGCTCAG ATAGAAAATGAGTACAACAATGTCCAGGCTGCTTATGAAGAGAATGGAAAGAAATATATTGAGTGGGCAGCAAATATGGCTGCCGAATTATACAATGGAGTACCCTGGATTATGTGCAAGCAAAAAGATGCCCCTCCTTCAGTG ATAAACACATGCAATGGGAGGCATTGTGCGGATACTTTCACGGGCCCTAATGGTCCCAACAAGCCTTCTTTGTGGACTGAAAATTGGACAGCCCA GTATAGAACTTTTGGAGACCCGCCATCACAAAGATCAGCAGAAGATCTTGCTTTTTCTGTGGCTCGTTTCTTTGCCAAGAGTGGAACTCTTACAAACTATTACATG TACCATGGTGGAACCAACTTTGGAAGATCAAGCTCTTCTTTCGTGACTACTCGTTATTATGATGAGGCCCCTCTTGATGAATTTG GTTTAATGAGGGACCCTAAATGGAGTCACTTGAGAGACTTGCACAGGGCTTTAAGATTGTCAAGAAGAGCTCTTCTTTGGGGTACTCGCACTGTACAGAAGATTAACGAGAACCTTGAG ATTACTGTCTATGAGAACACTGGAACTGATCCTATGTGTGCTGCCTTTTTgaccaacaaccacaccaagCTACCTTCCAACATTACATTTAGGGGAGCAGAATATTACTTGCCTGAAAAATCAGTTAGCATTCTTGCTGATTGTAAGACTGTGGTTTACAACACCCAAACG GTAGTCTCCCAACACAATTCAAGAAATTTTGTACCATCAGAGAAAGCAAAGAATCTTAAATGGGAAATGTATCAAGAAAAAGTACCAACTATCAATGATTTAGCACTTAAGAACAGGGAACCCTTGGAGCTCTACGCTTTGACTAAAGATAAATCAGACTATGCGTGGTACGCCACAAG CATCAACCTTAATCGACGTGACTTGCCCATGAGACCTGATATTCTCCCTATCTTGCAAATTGCAAGTATGGGCCATGCATTGGGTGCCTTTGTCAATGGACAATATGTTG GGTTTGGGCATGGGAACAATATTGAGAAGAGCTTCGTTTTCCGGCAACCCATCGTCTTGAAACCCGGAGTTAATGACATCACCCTTTTGGCTGAGATAGTTGGATATCCG AATAGTGGAGCCTATATGGAAAAGAGGTTTGCAGGACCACGTGGTGTAACACTTCAAGGTTTAATGGCCGGAACTCTTGATATCACCCTAAATGTTTGGGGACATgag GTTGGTgtatttggagaaaaagaacaATTATTCACAGAAGATGGTGCAAAGAAAGTAAAATGGACTTCCGTAACTGGTCCTCCACCAGGACATGTTACTTGGTATAAG ACATATTTTGATGCCCCTGAAGGCACTGACCCAGTGGCCTTAAGAATGGACCAAATGCAAAAAGGTATGATGTGGGTCAATGGTAAAAGCCTTGGTCGTTACTGGGTATCTTTCCTGTCTCCTCTTGGACAACCGACTCAATCCGA ATATCATGTTCCAAGAGCATTTTTGAAGCCAAAGAATAATCTTCTAGTTGTTTTTGAAGAAACGGGAGGTCATccagaaaaaattgaaatcgtAACAGTGAACCGAGACACAATTTGCAGTATGATCACCGAATATCATCCTCCAAATGTTAAGTATTGGGAGAGATCTGGTAGTAAATTCCGCGCGGTTGTAGAAGATCTTAAAGCAGGAGCTCATTTAACTTGTCCAGATGATAATGTGATCGAAAAAGTTGAGTTTGCTAGTTATGGTGATCCAGATGGTGCATGTGGAAATTTTTATATGGGAAATTGCACTTCATCAAATAGTATTAAAGTTGCAGAAAAATATTGTTTGGGAAAGCACACTTGTTCTATCCCAGTTGAGAGAGAAATATTTGATGAGACAAATAAGGATCCATGCCCTAACATCTTCAAGACTTTAGCTGTCCAAGTCAAATGTGTTGTACCAAAGAAGAATTAA